A region of Saccharococcus thermophilus DNA encodes the following proteins:
- the sigI gene encoding RNA polymerase sigma factor SigI, whose amino-acid sequence MKSMFSILFSLKKERTIEQQVSEIQQGNQTLHNQLIQQYKPFIIKTVSNVCKRFIREEDDELSIGLIAFNEAIEKYAPHKGSSFISFAELLIKRRLIDYIRKEARVREVILHTDEDDENAVQTYLDTKLSIDEFYKQIEQEQRREEIIHYQQVLKEFGIHFHDLVEQSPKHKDARINAIKVAKLLVEDEKLLKLLFQKKQLPIKQLQNMAEVSRKTIERNRKYIIAVAIILAGDYVYLKDYIKGVLPS is encoded by the coding sequence GTGAAATCCATGTTTAGCATATTATTTTCATTAAAAAAGGAGAGAACGATCGAACAGCAGGTAAGTGAAATTCAACAAGGCAATCAAACGCTGCATAATCAGCTTATTCAGCAATATAAACCGTTTATTATAAAAACCGTTTCCAACGTGTGCAAGCGATTTATTCGCGAGGAGGATGATGAGCTGAGTATTGGGTTGATCGCGTTTAATGAAGCGATTGAAAAATACGCACCGCATAAAGGTAGTTCTTTTATTTCCTTCGCAGAGCTGCTCATTAAAAGACGTTTAATTGATTATATCCGCAAAGAAGCAAGGGTTAGGGAGGTTATATTACATACGGATGAGGATGATGAAAATGCTGTACAAACATATTTAGACACAAAATTGTCGATAGACGAATTTTACAAACAAATCGAGCAAGAGCAGCGCCGCGAGGAAATTATTCATTACCAACAAGTGCTAAAGGAATTCGGTATTCATTTTCACGATCTTGTTGAACAATCGCCGAAACATAAAGATGCCCGCATTAATGCGATCAAGGTAGCTAAATTGTTAGTTGAAGATGAGAAATTGCTAAAGCTGCTTTTTCAAAAAAAACAACTGCCCATTAAGCAATTGCAAAATATGGCCGAAGTAAGCCGCAAAACGATAGAGAGAAATAGAAAATACATTATTGCGGTGGCCATTATTTTAGCGGGGGATTACGTTTATTTAAAGGATTATATAAAAGGGGTGCTTCCATCGTGA
- a CDS encoding alpha/beta-type small acid-soluble spore protein translates to MARSSNKLLVPGIEQALEQIKYEIAQEFGVQLGANTVSRANGSVGGEITKRLVAQAQSQLSGSTFQKTE, encoded by the coding sequence ATGGCAAGATCAAGCAATAAACTGCTTGTTCCAGGAATTGAACAGGCGTTGGAACAAATAAAATATGAAATCGCCCAAGAATTTGGCGTACAATTAGGAGCAAATACGGTTTCCCGTGCAAACGGATCGGTTGGCGGAGAAATTACAAAACGATTAGTCGCTCAAGCACAAAGCCAGCTTTCTGGATCTACTTTCCAAAAAACTGAATAA
- a CDS encoding anti-sigma factor domain-containing protein yields MKKGIVLELDEEFVTLLTPEGEFIQVKEDEYEIGEEIEARLVKKPYVRRRSFRYAAVSLIAAAVLFIATLLHLPSDEVYAYMSIDINPSIEVGVDDQLNVLTLKAYNEEGKKIVSQLSNWKKVAFVDIATEIIELSRKQGYLQKGGQVLITTVEKKHLAASSRKLSEELSEIQHSYQQKNIIVKMEKSTMEVRNKALKKGMTTGKLLQMEQQMKEVSPKEPKAKKLQKPLKQNDGDKKNEQQMNNHSLNEKNKNSGRENNEQQTNNDLLNEKDEQNHKKKKNNGNEKNEINHSLQKEDKRKREENNNEQKEMQKNYYPSEERDEQDQKKK; encoded by the coding sequence GTGAAAAAAGGGATTGTATTAGAACTAGACGAAGAATTTGTGACATTATTGACGCCTGAAGGGGAGTTTATTCAAGTGAAAGAGGATGAGTATGAAATAGGGGAAGAAATCGAAGCGAGGCTGGTGAAAAAACCCTATGTTCGTCGTCGTTCGTTTCGATATGCTGCGGTGAGCCTCATTGCGGCGGCGGTGCTTTTCATCGCGACATTGCTCCACTTGCCTTCCGATGAAGTATATGCCTATATGTCTATTGATATTAACCCAAGCATTGAAGTAGGGGTAGACGATCAATTGAATGTGCTAACATTAAAAGCATATAACGAGGAAGGAAAAAAGATCGTCTCACAGCTGTCTAACTGGAAGAAAGTAGCGTTTGTCGATATTGCCACGGAAATCATTGAATTGAGCAGGAAGCAAGGATATTTGCAGAAAGGCGGCCAAGTATTGATTACAACCGTCGAGAAAAAACATCTCGCTGCCTCTTCACGAAAGCTTTCAGAAGAATTAAGCGAAATTCAGCATTCCTATCAACAGAAAAACATTATCGTGAAGATGGAAAAAAGCACGATGGAAGTACGAAATAAGGCGTTAAAAAAGGGAATGACAACGGGGAAACTGTTGCAAATGGAACAACAAATGAAGGAAGTTTCACCGAAGGAGCCCAAAGCGAAAAAACTACAGAAACCGTTGAAACAAAACGATGGGGATAAAAAGAATGAGCAGCAGATGAACAATCATTCATTAAATGAAAAAAATAAAAATAGTGGTCGTGAAAACAATGAACAGCAGACGAACAATGATTTATTAAACGAAAAAGATGAGCAGAATCACAAAAAAAAGAAAAATAATGGTAATGAAAAGAATGAGATTAACCATTCATTACAAAAGGAAGATAAACGGAAACGAGAGGAAAATAATAACGAACAGAAAGAAATGCAAAAAAATTATTATCCATCCGAGGAGAGAGATGAACAGGACCAAAAAAAAAAGTGA
- a CDS encoding amylo-alpha-1,6-glucosidase: MDYRVIKENDVFFLTDEKGNIPKSHPYGLGLYTKDTRFLSEFSLRINGEEPVLLFSDAAENYVGTILLTNPPIEKENQLVLWRESVQIERKRFIYNGVLYETIKLKNYFPKPITCEISVSFDVDFADMFIVRGFQTGKVGNRTGQTIDGNSLTFHYEGADGIHRATVITWDRPAVSVDANGQVVFSFSLHYDEEQAVTFMIQPQIGEQTAQKIMIDKDNALRRLEASYNEWHQNITRVATDYKPLQRLIDRGIADLRVLLTDLGYGPFPVAGLPWFGVPFGRDSLIAALQMLPFYPQVAKGTLITMAQYQGKKLDPWRDEQPGKIMHELRFGELANTNQIPFTPYYGTVDATPLFLVLLTEYVKWTGDYNMVHQLKSHIEAALQWIDEYGDRDGDGFVEYHQESSKGIANQGWKDSGDSIVHRNGEYAKSPIALVEVQGYVYQAKMGLADIFEKLGEPNRATLLRRQAAELKEKFDAAFWMEDVQFYAIALDRKKQQVGTITSNPGHVLFAGMLDTDRQNAVIQMLLSPKMFSGYGIRTMAEGEAGYNPMSYHDGSVWPHDNSIILLGLSKLGKSREALTIMEGLIEAAAHFEYDRLPELFCGYSRSFGKPVPYPVACSPQAWAAGTPLVFIQAMLGLFPNSLREEIRLSPMLLDSMNVLKVENMAIGHGRLSLTVFREGKDIKVNIHENTTGYDVIVL, translated from the coding sequence ATGGACTATCGAGTGATTAAGGAAAACGACGTATTTTTTTTGACAGATGAAAAAGGGAATATTCCTAAATCCCATCCTTATGGGTTAGGGCTATATACAAAAGACACAAGATTTTTAAGCGAGTTTTCACTGCGAATCAATGGGGAAGAGCCTGTATTGCTTTTTTCCGATGCAGCGGAGAACTATGTAGGGACTATTTTATTAACAAATCCGCCGATCGAAAAAGAAAATCAATTAGTCTTATGGCGGGAATCGGTTCAGATTGAACGAAAGCGCTTTATTTATAACGGTGTGTTGTATGAAACGATCAAATTAAAAAATTACTTTCCAAAACCAATCACATGTGAAATTAGTGTTTCTTTTGATGTCGACTTCGCGGATATGTTTATTGTCCGCGGATTCCAAACGGGCAAAGTCGGTAATCGTACGGGCCAAACCATTGATGGGAATTCATTGACGTTCCATTATGAAGGAGCGGATGGTATTCATCGGGCGACAGTTATCACATGGGATCGCCCTGCCGTATCAGTTGATGCAAATGGACAAGTAGTCTTTTCTTTTTCACTTCATTATGACGAAGAACAGGCGGTTACTTTCATGATTCAACCGCAAATTGGTGAGCAAACTGCCCAAAAAATCATGATAGATAAAGACAATGCTTTGCGCCGGCTTGAGGCTTCCTACAATGAGTGGCACCAAAACATTACGAGAGTAGCAACGGATTATAAACCGCTTCAACGCTTGATAGACCGTGGTATTGCTGATTTGCGGGTATTATTAACCGATTTGGGATATGGACCGTTTCCTGTCGCCGGACTCCCATGGTTTGGCGTTCCGTTTGGTCGTGATAGTCTAATCGCCGCATTGCAAATGCTGCCATTTTATCCGCAAGTGGCAAAAGGAACATTAATAACGATGGCACAGTATCAAGGAAAAAAATTAGATCCTTGGCGTGATGAACAGCCGGGGAAAATTATGCATGAACTGCGTTTCGGTGAACTGGCAAACACCAATCAAATTCCGTTTACGCCGTATTATGGCACGGTTGATGCGACTCCGCTATTTTTAGTTCTTCTTACGGAGTACGTCAAATGGACGGGAGATTATAATATGGTTCACCAGTTGAAATCCCATATTGAGGCGGCACTTCAATGGATTGATGAATACGGAGACCGCGACGGAGACGGATTTGTCGAATATCATCAAGAATCAAGCAAAGGAATCGCCAACCAAGGGTGGAAGGATTCCGGGGATTCGATTGTGCACCGAAATGGGGAGTATGCAAAATCTCCGATTGCGCTTGTGGAAGTCCAAGGATACGTGTATCAGGCAAAAATGGGATTAGCTGATATTTTTGAAAAGCTTGGTGAGCCGAATCGAGCGACTCTGCTTCGCCGACAGGCAGCGGAATTAAAAGAAAAGTTTGATGCTGCATTTTGGATGGAAGATGTGCAATTTTACGCAATTGCATTAGATAGAAAAAAACAACAAGTTGGCACGATCACTTCGAACCCGGGTCATGTATTGTTTGCTGGTATGTTAGATACGGATCGACAAAATGCTGTTATTCAAATGCTTCTCTCACCGAAAATGTTTTCCGGATATGGGATTCGGACGATGGCGGAAGGAGAAGCAGGTTACAATCCGATGAGTTATCACGACGGTAGCGTCTGGCCACATGACAACAGCATTATTTTATTAGGACTAAGCAAACTAGGAAAATCAAGGGAAGCGCTGACGATAATGGAAGGGTTAATCGAAGCGGCGGCCCATTTTGAATATGATCGCCTTCCTGAATTATTTTGCGGATATAGTCGTTCGTTTGGAAAACCAGTTCCGTACCCGGTTGCTTGTTCACCGCAAGCATGGGCGGCAGGAACACCACTCGTCTTTATTCAAGCAATGCTAGGTCTGTTTCCGAATAGTTTGCGTGAGGAGATTCGTCTTTCTCCAATGTTACTTGACTCCATGAATGTTCTCAAAGTAGAAAATATGGCGATTGGGCATGGTAGGTTGTCATTAACTGTTTTTCGGGAAGGAAAAGATATAAAGGTGAACATTCATGAAAACACAACGGGATACGATGTAATCGTTTTATAG
- a CDS encoding substrate-binding domain-containing protein: MTTIKDIAKVAGVSITTVSRALNGYSDVNEKTRQKIIEIAKQLNYSPNTLARGLVMNKSKTIGLLVSGLARENTKDNFTFEVLAGVNEYVSEVDYDMVLFSTTSTKQREKTYTQLCRERRVDGAILQGIRSDDPYLQEVVESDIPCVLIDIPIESETVGYVTTDNVLGAKKAVEHLISLGHRHIAMINGYRYAFVSEQRLKGFKEALLEAGLPVHEEWIADGAFREDIAEREALRLLTNYPHITAFFCASDLMALGVIKAVKRLGKRIPDDVAIIGYDDIILASYATPTLSTIAQNKFAMGYEAAKLLIHMLEGKATSHVKILETELKIRESTVKNHD, from the coding sequence GTGACGACGATAAAAGATATTGCCAAAGTTGCTGGAGTGTCCATTACCACAGTTTCGCGTGCATTAAATGGATATTCGGATGTCAACGAAAAAACCAGGCAAAAAATCATTGAAATTGCCAAACAGCTAAACTATAGTCCAAATACACTTGCCCGTGGGCTTGTAATGAATAAGTCCAAAACGATTGGTTTGCTTGTATCAGGATTAGCAAGAGAAAACACAAAGGATAACTTTACGTTTGAAGTGTTGGCTGGTGTAAATGAATACGTTAGTGAAGTTGATTACGACATGGTGTTATTTAGTACGACTTCAACGAAACAGCGTGAGAAAACGTATACCCAGCTATGTCGGGAACGGCGTGTAGATGGGGCCATTTTACAAGGAATTCGCAGTGACGATCCATATTTACAAGAAGTAGTAGAAAGCGATATTCCGTGTGTTTTAATCGATATTCCGATTGAGTCAGAAACGGTTGGATACGTGACAACCGACAATGTTCTTGGTGCGAAAAAAGCGGTAGAGCATTTAATATCATTAGGGCATAGACATATTGCAATGATTAATGGTTATAGATACGCCTTTGTTAGCGAACAGAGGCTAAAAGGATTTAAAGAGGCACTGTTGGAAGCAGGATTGCCAGTTCATGAAGAATGGATTGCCGACGGGGCGTTTCGCGAAGACATTGCGGAACGGGAAGCACTGCGTTTGTTAACGAATTATCCGCATATTACCGCGTTCTTTTGTGCGAGCGATTTAATGGCCCTAGGTGTGATAAAAGCGGTAAAGCGGCTTGGAAAGCGGATCCCGGATGATGTTGCAATCATCGGATATGATGATATAATTCTTGCTTCATATGCTACCCCGACATTATCAACGATCGCTCAAAATAAATTTGCCATGGGATATGAAGCGGCGAAACTGCTTATTCATATGCTTGAGGGGAAAGCGACATCTCATGTAAAAATTTTAGAAACAGAATTAAAAATACGTGAGTCGACTGTGAAGAACCACGATTAA